In Erigeron canadensis isolate Cc75 chromosome 6, C_canadensis_v1, whole genome shotgun sequence, the following are encoded in one genomic region:
- the LOC122604969 gene encoding protein HOTHEAD-like: MDHHTSFTRRSTSVFHALLTTIFLFASPSTSEKAPYTTFAKSAIQAPLETSYDYIVIGGGTSGCALAATLSQSAKVLVLERGDLPYGIPSVNTIYGFLDTLANLGPTSASQTFVSTDGVVNQRARVLGGGSALNAGFFTRASPDFVNQAGWDPKLVKESYEWVEKKVAFKPKVMAWQAAVKDGLLEAGVLPDNGFTFDHLYGTKVGGSIFDVNGRRHTAADLLEYADPSNITIYLNATVHQILFKTDGLVRRAQGVLYEDMDGKKHKAFLNEGSMMNEIILSAGTLGSPQLLMLSGIGPSEHLKSHGIEVVLDQPMVGQGLSDNPMNLVLVPSKQPVEVSLIEVVGITRFGSFIESASTHINLPLLQKIGSYYDRHLANQLNKIKSIIGHRFNLDLQGLNAGIILEKVMGPLSFGDLKLETNNPSHNPKVTFNYFNDPRDLQRCIQGMEMIVKVLESKALSKFRDPSISVRELLALIVALPLNLRPRHVNAAYDLENFCKDTVMSIWHYHGGCQVDKVIDRNYKVISVDALRVIDSSTLLNSPGTNPQATMMMLGRYMGLQMIAQRSAFGKM, encoded by the exons ATGGACCATCACACTTCCTTCACTCGACGATCCACCTCTGTTTTTCATGCATTGCTTACGACCATCTTCCTTTTCGCTTCCCCTTCAACGTCCGAAAAAG CTCCATATACCACATTTGCGAAAAGCGCCATCCAAGCTCCGTTGGAGACATCCTATGACTACATAGTAATCGGGGGTGGGACTTCTGGATGTGCATTGGCTGCCACACTTTCACAAAGCGCAAAAGTTTTAGTACTCGAAAGAGGTGACTTGCCCTATGGAATCCCCTCCGTTAACACCATATACGGCTTCCTAGACACACTTGCTAACCTTGGTCCCACCTCAGCTTCTCAGACGTTTGTGTCCACAGACGGGGTGGTCAACCAAAGGGCTCGCGTTCTGGGTGGTGGATCTGCCTTGAACGCGGGCTTTTTCACCAGGGCGAGTCCAGACTTTGTTAACCAAGCAGGGTGGGACCCGAAACTTGTGAAAGAGTCTTACGAGTGGGTGGAGAAGAAAGTTGCATTTAAACCAAAAGTTATGGCATGGCAGGCCGCGGTTAAAGACGGATTGTTAGAGGCCGGAGTGTTGCCCGATAATGGCTTTACTTTTGACCATCTATATGGGACCAAAGTGGGAGGTAGCATTTTTGATGTGAATGGGAGGAGACACACGGCCGCGGATTTACTTGAGTATGCTGACCCGAGCAACATTACTATTTACTTAAACGCTACGGTGCACCAAATTTTATTCAAAACGGATG GACTAGTCCGAAGAGCTCAAGGAGTGTTGTACGAGGATATGGATGGCAAAAAACACAAGGCATTTCTGAATGAAGGCTCGATGATGAATGAAATTATATTATCAGCAGGGACACTTGGGAGCCCACAGTTGTTGATGTTGAGTGGTATTGGGCCTTCCGAGCATCTAAAGAGCCATGGGATCGAAGTTGTTTTGGACCAGCCCATGGTTGGACAGGGCTTATCTGATAACCCAATGAATCTAGTACTCGTTCCTTCTAAACAGCCCGTAGAGGTTTCACTGATTGAGGTTGTGGGCATTACCCGATTCGGGAGCTTCATTGAATCTGCCAGTACCCATATTAACTTGCCATTACTTCAAAAAATCGGTTCATATTATGATAGACATTTAGCTAACCAG CTTAACAAGATAAAATCCATTATTGGGCATCGCTTTAACTTGGATCTACAAGGACTTAATGCCGGGATCATACTCGAAAAGGTGATGGGCCCACTCTCTTTTGGAGATCTTAAGCTTGAGACGAACAATCCTAGTCATAATCCTAAGGTTACATTTAACTATTTTAACGACCCTAGAGACCTCCAAAGATGTATTCAAGGTATGGAAATGATTGTGAAGGTGTTGGAATCAAAAGCATTGTCAAAGTTCCGAGATCCTTCAATCTCGGTTAGAGAGTTGTTGGCTTTGATCGTTGCACTACCTCTCAACTTGAGACCTAGACATGTCAATGCCGCTTATGATTTAGAAAACTTTTGCAAAGACACGGTGATGTCTATATGGCATTACCATGGAGGATGTCAAGTCGATAAAGTTATTGATCGTAACTATAAAGTTATCAGTGTGGATGCGTTGCGTGTAATTGATAGTTCAACTCTACTGAATTCTCCAGGAACAAATCCGCAAGCTACTATGATGATGCTCGGAAG GTATATGGGCTTACAAATGATAGCACAAAGATCGGCATTCGGAAAGAtgtag
- the LOC122604970 gene encoding uncharacterized protein LOC122604970, which yields MERQDVMRRLCLRWKTDISPSIQNRIEWAKDQQRFWKPFHAGGSHWEVRQLYEAFKVNVDEKTCSSRMWGLSGIPCPHACAVIFKINKRPEDYVPGWFRREKYMQLYDSHIMPVGGMSTWTINTKDKPLPPQPRKMPGRPKKKGST from the exons ATGGAGAGGCAAGATGTGATGAGGAGATTATGTTTGAGATGGAAGACTGACATATCTCCTTCAATTCAAAACAGAATTGAGTGGGCCAAGGACCAACAAAG GTTTTGGAAACCTTTTCATGCTGGGGGCTCTCATTGGGAAGTGAGACAATTGTATGAGGCATTTAAGGTAAATGTGGATGAAAAAACATGTAGCTCCAGAATGTGGGGACTTTCTGGTATCCCATGCCCACATGCTTGTGCAGTTATATTCAAGATCAACAAGAGACCTGAAGACTATGTTCCTGGTTGGTTTAGAAGGGAGAAGTATATGCAGTTGTATGATAGCCATATCATGCCAGTTGGTGGAATGAGTACATGGACCATCAACACAAAAGACAAACCACTACCACCACAACCAAGGAAAATGCCTGGAAGGCCAAAGAAGAAGGGCAGCACATGA